In Salvia miltiorrhiza cultivar Shanhuang (shh) unplaced genomic scaffold, IMPLAD_Smil_shh original_scaffold_354_1, whole genome shotgun sequence, one genomic interval encodes:
- the LOC131004206 gene encoding uncharacterized protein LOC131004206 isoform X1 translates to MESKHMLMSALGVGIGVGVGFGLASGSQAVSKWAGGDAVVGVTPYTMELEMLSLLSNGRDSSVTFEKFPYYLSEQTRVLLTSAAFVHLKEGDFSKHIRNLAPASRTILLSGPAELYQQMLARALAHYFEAKLLLLDVTDFSLKMLSKYGGLNAGSSFKRSVSETTLSRMSDFIGSLSLLQQKEVNTGKTGGLRRQSSGVDLKSKCSTQESHNPAKLRRNASAAANIDCLGSTSSPSKPAPLMRTSSWCFDEKLFIQTLYRVLVKTSKVCPVVLYLRDVERILCRSQRSYVLFQKMLKQLSGSILILGSRIINPENDYRAIDEKISSVFPYNIEIKPPEDKNHLVSWQSQLEEDMRMIQFKDNRNHIIEVLAANDIDCDDLDSICMADTMVLGSYIEEIVVSAISYHLMNTNEPEYRNGKLVISSKSLSHGLSIFQKGKSAGMNVSKFEPQAEIPKVEPQAEVPKAEAKIEPKAESAVPEKKSEDPPVPKTPEVIPDNEFEKRIRPEVIPASEIGVTFADIGALDEIKDSLQELVMLPLRRPDLFEGGLLKPCRGILLFGPPGTGKTMLAKAIANEAGASFINVSMSTITSKWFGEDEKNVRALFTLAAKVSPTIIFVDEVDSMLGQRNRAGEHEAMRKIKNEFMTHWDGLLTKTGERILVLAATNRPFDLDEAIIRRFERRIMVGLPAVENREKILRTLLSKEKVDEDLDFLELATMTEGYSGSDLKNLCITAAYRPVRELIKQERLKDQQKKQKSEEGANTATDDKKERVITIRPLNMEDFREAKNQVAASFAAEGSVMAELKQWNEAYGEGGSRKKEQLSYFL, encoded by the exons ATGGAGTCGAAGCATATGTTGATGTCGGCGTTGGGAGTGGGGATAGGAGTCGGAGTGGGGTTCGGATTGGCGTCGGGATCGCAGGCTGTGAGCAAATGGGCAGGCGGCGATGCCGTGGTCGGCGTCACTCCGTATACAATGGAGTTGGAGATGTTGAGTCTCCTTTCTAATGGAAGGGATAGCAGTGTCACCTTCGAAAAATTTCCCTACTATCTAAG TGAGCAAACAAGGGTCTTGTTAACCAGCGCAGCTTTTGTTCACTTGAAAGAAGGCGATTTCAGTAAGCACATACGAAACCTTGCTCCAGCAAGCCGTACGATTTTGCTCTCTGGACCTGCTG AGCTGTATCAGCAAATGCTAGCTAGGGCATTAGCACACTATTTTGAAGCGAAGCTGCTGTTATTAGATGTCACTGATTTTTCTCTGAAG ATGCTTAGCAAGTATGGAGGTCTTAATGCAGGATCT TCTTTTAAGAGGTCTGTATCTGAAACAACTCTAAGTCGAATGTCTGATTTCATTGGATCACTATCGTTACTTCAACAAAAGGAGGTCAATACTGGTAAGACAG GTGGACTACGAAGGCAAAGCAGCGGAGTTGATCTGAAATCAAA ATGCAGTACACAAGAAAGCCATAATCCTGCAAAGTTGCGTAGAAATGCATCTGCCGCAGCGAACATCGATTGCCTTGGTTCAACTAGTTCACCTTCAAAACCAG CTCCCCTCATGCGCACAAGCAGCTGGTGTTTTGATGAGAAGCTTTTCATACAGACACTTTACAGG GTTCTTGTCAAAACATCAAAAGTGTGTCCTGTTGTTCTTTATCTTCGGGACGTCGAGAGAATCCTCTGCAGATCACAGAGATCATATGTCTTGTTTCAGAAAATGTTGAAGCAGCTGTCTGGATCCATATTGATCCTTGGATCAAGAATTATCAACCCTGAGAATGATTACCGAGCAATTGATGAGAAAATTTCTTCTGTATTTCCTTACAACATCGAAATAAAACCCCCAGAAGATAAGAATCATCTAGTAAGCTGGCAATCACAGCTGGAGGAAGATATGAGGATGATCCAATTCAAGGATAATAGAAATCATATAATAGAGGTACTTGCTGCTAATGATATTGACTGCGATGATTTGGACTCAATCTGTATGGCAGACACCATGGTTCTTGGCAGCTATATAGAAGAGATTGTGGTGTCAGCCATCTCATACCATCTGATGAATACAAACGAACCCGAATACAGAAATGGGAAACTTGTCATATCTTCGAAGAG TCTGTCTCATGGGTTGAGTATATTTCAGAAGGGAAAATCTGCTGGAATGAATGTCTCAAAGTTTGAACCACAAGCTGAGATTCCTAAGGTTGAACCACAAGCAGAGGTGCCTAAG GCTGAGGCTAAAATTGAACCGAAGGCTGAATCTGCAGTACCTGAAAAGAAGAGTGAAGATCCACCAGTTCCGAAAACTCCA GAAGTCATTCCAGACAATGAATTCGAAAAGCGCATACGACCAGAAGTCATACCTGCCAGTGAAATTGGCGTGACATTCGCAGACATCGGTGCCTTGGATGAGATTAAGGACTCACTGCAGGAACTAGTGATGCTTCCTCTAAGAAGACCAGACCTTTTCGAAGGTGGTCTTTTAAAGCCTTGTCGGGGAATACTGCTTTTTGGGCCTCCTGGTACCGGGAAAACCATGCTGGCGAAGGCTATTGCTAATGAAGCTGGAGCAAGCTTCATTAACGTTTCAATGTCAACTATCACTTCCAAGTGGTTCGGTGAAGATGAAAAGAATGTCCGAGCCTTGTTCACCCTCGCGGCCAAGGTCTCACCTACTATTATTTTTGTAGATGAAGTTGACAGCATGCTTGGCCAGAGGAATAGGGCTGGAGAGCATGAAGCCATGCGAAAGATAAAAAATGAGTTCATGACTCATTGGGATGGATTGTTAACAAAAACTGGTGAAAGAATACTGGTTCTTGCTGCAACCAATAGGCCATTTGATCTTGATGAAGCAATCATCAGACGTTTCGAGAGAAG GATCATGGTTGGTTTACCAGCTGTGGAGAACAGAGAGAAGATCTTGAGGACATTATTGTCCAAGGAGAAAGTTGATGAAGATCTAGATTTTCTAGAGCTTGCGACAATGACGGAAGGATACAGTGGGAGTGACCTAAAG AATTTGTGCATAACTGCTGCTTACCGACCAGTGAGAGAGTTAATTAAGCAGGAGAGGCTAAAAGATCAG CAAAAGAAGCAGAAGTCTGAGGAAGGAGCCAATACAGCTACAGATGATAAGAAGGAAAGGGTTATCACGATCAGGCCGTTGAATATGGAAGATTTTAGAGAAGCTAAAAATCAg GTGGCAGCTAGCTTTGCAGCTGAAGGGTCCGTAATGGCGGAGTTGAAGCAATGGAATGAAGCGTATGGTGAAGGTGGCTCAAGGAAGAAGGAACAGTTGTCTTACTTCTTGTAG
- the LOC131004206 gene encoding uncharacterized protein LOC131004206 isoform X4, translating to MESKHMLMSALGVGIGVGVGFGLASGSQAVSKWAGGDAVVGVTPYTMELEMLSLLSNGRDSSVTFEKFPYYLSEQTRVLLTSAAFVHLKEGDFSKHIRNLAPASRTILLSGPAELYQQMLARALAHYFEAKLLLLDVTDFSLKMLSKYGGLNAGSSFKRSVSETTLSRMSDFIGSLSLLQQKEVNTGGLRRQSSGVDLKSNTQESHNPAKLRRNASAAANIDCLGSTSSPSKPAPLMRTSSWCFDEKLFIQTLYRVLVKTSKVCPVVLYLRDVERILCRSQRSYVLFQKMLKQLSGSILILGSRIINPENDYRAIDEKISSVFPYNIEIKPPEDKNHLVSWQSQLEEDMRMIQFKDNRNHIIEVLAANDIDCDDLDSICMADTMVLGSYIEEIVVSAISYHLMNTNEPEYRNGKLVISSKSLSHGLSIFQKGKSAGMNVSKFEPQAEIPKVEPQAEVPKAEAKIEPKAESAVPEKKSEDPPVPKTPEVIPDNEFEKRIRPEVIPASEIGVTFADIGALDEIKDSLQELVMLPLRRPDLFEGGLLKPCRGILLFGPPGTGKTMLAKAIANEAGASFINVSMSTITSKWFGEDEKNVRALFTLAAKVSPTIIFVDEVDSMLGQRNRAGEHEAMRKIKNEFMTHWDGLLTKTGERILVLAATNRPFDLDEAIIRRFERRIMVGLPAVENREKILRTLLSKEKVDEDLDFLELATMTEGYSGSDLKNLCITAAYRPVRELIKQERLKDQQKKQKSEEGANTATDDKKERVITIRPLNMEDFREAKNQVAASFAAEGSVMAELKQWNEAYGEGGSRKKEQLSYFL from the exons ATGGAGTCGAAGCATATGTTGATGTCGGCGTTGGGAGTGGGGATAGGAGTCGGAGTGGGGTTCGGATTGGCGTCGGGATCGCAGGCTGTGAGCAAATGGGCAGGCGGCGATGCCGTGGTCGGCGTCACTCCGTATACAATGGAGTTGGAGATGTTGAGTCTCCTTTCTAATGGAAGGGATAGCAGTGTCACCTTCGAAAAATTTCCCTACTATCTAAG TGAGCAAACAAGGGTCTTGTTAACCAGCGCAGCTTTTGTTCACTTGAAAGAAGGCGATTTCAGTAAGCACATACGAAACCTTGCTCCAGCAAGCCGTACGATTTTGCTCTCTGGACCTGCTG AGCTGTATCAGCAAATGCTAGCTAGGGCATTAGCACACTATTTTGAAGCGAAGCTGCTGTTATTAGATGTCACTGATTTTTCTCTGAAG ATGCTTAGCAAGTATGGAGGTCTTAATGCAGGATCT TCTTTTAAGAGGTCTGTATCTGAAACAACTCTAAGTCGAATGTCTGATTTCATTGGATCACTATCGTTACTTCAACAAAAGGAGGTCAATACTG GTGGACTACGAAGGCAAAGCAGCGGAGTTGATCTGAAATCAAA TACACAAGAAAGCCATAATCCTGCAAAGTTGCGTAGAAATGCATCTGCCGCAGCGAACATCGATTGCCTTGGTTCAACTAGTTCACCTTCAAAACCAG CTCCCCTCATGCGCACAAGCAGCTGGTGTTTTGATGAGAAGCTTTTCATACAGACACTTTACAGG GTTCTTGTCAAAACATCAAAAGTGTGTCCTGTTGTTCTTTATCTTCGGGACGTCGAGAGAATCCTCTGCAGATCACAGAGATCATATGTCTTGTTTCAGAAAATGTTGAAGCAGCTGTCTGGATCCATATTGATCCTTGGATCAAGAATTATCAACCCTGAGAATGATTACCGAGCAATTGATGAGAAAATTTCTTCTGTATTTCCTTACAACATCGAAATAAAACCCCCAGAAGATAAGAATCATCTAGTAAGCTGGCAATCACAGCTGGAGGAAGATATGAGGATGATCCAATTCAAGGATAATAGAAATCATATAATAGAGGTACTTGCTGCTAATGATATTGACTGCGATGATTTGGACTCAATCTGTATGGCAGACACCATGGTTCTTGGCAGCTATATAGAAGAGATTGTGGTGTCAGCCATCTCATACCATCTGATGAATACAAACGAACCCGAATACAGAAATGGGAAACTTGTCATATCTTCGAAGAG TCTGTCTCATGGGTTGAGTATATTTCAGAAGGGAAAATCTGCTGGAATGAATGTCTCAAAGTTTGAACCACAAGCTGAGATTCCTAAGGTTGAACCACAAGCAGAGGTGCCTAAG GCTGAGGCTAAAATTGAACCGAAGGCTGAATCTGCAGTACCTGAAAAGAAGAGTGAAGATCCACCAGTTCCGAAAACTCCA GAAGTCATTCCAGACAATGAATTCGAAAAGCGCATACGACCAGAAGTCATACCTGCCAGTGAAATTGGCGTGACATTCGCAGACATCGGTGCCTTGGATGAGATTAAGGACTCACTGCAGGAACTAGTGATGCTTCCTCTAAGAAGACCAGACCTTTTCGAAGGTGGTCTTTTAAAGCCTTGTCGGGGAATACTGCTTTTTGGGCCTCCTGGTACCGGGAAAACCATGCTGGCGAAGGCTATTGCTAATGAAGCTGGAGCAAGCTTCATTAACGTTTCAATGTCAACTATCACTTCCAAGTGGTTCGGTGAAGATGAAAAGAATGTCCGAGCCTTGTTCACCCTCGCGGCCAAGGTCTCACCTACTATTATTTTTGTAGATGAAGTTGACAGCATGCTTGGCCAGAGGAATAGGGCTGGAGAGCATGAAGCCATGCGAAAGATAAAAAATGAGTTCATGACTCATTGGGATGGATTGTTAACAAAAACTGGTGAAAGAATACTGGTTCTTGCTGCAACCAATAGGCCATTTGATCTTGATGAAGCAATCATCAGACGTTTCGAGAGAAG GATCATGGTTGGTTTACCAGCTGTGGAGAACAGAGAGAAGATCTTGAGGACATTATTGTCCAAGGAGAAAGTTGATGAAGATCTAGATTTTCTAGAGCTTGCGACAATGACGGAAGGATACAGTGGGAGTGACCTAAAG AATTTGTGCATAACTGCTGCTTACCGACCAGTGAGAGAGTTAATTAAGCAGGAGAGGCTAAAAGATCAG CAAAAGAAGCAGAAGTCTGAGGAAGGAGCCAATACAGCTACAGATGATAAGAAGGAAAGGGTTATCACGATCAGGCCGTTGAATATGGAAGATTTTAGAGAAGCTAAAAATCAg GTGGCAGCTAGCTTTGCAGCTGAAGGGTCCGTAATGGCGGAGTTGAAGCAATGGAATGAAGCGTATGGTGAAGGTGGCTCAAGGAAGAAGGAACAGTTGTCTTACTTCTTGTAG
- the LOC131004206 gene encoding uncharacterized protein LOC131004206 isoform X3 — MESKHMLMSALGVGIGVGVGFGLASGSQAVSKWAGGDAVVGVTPYTMELEMLSLLSNGRDSSVTFEKFPYYLSEQTRVLLTSAAFVHLKEGDFSKHIRNLAPASRTILLSGPAELYQQMLARALAHYFEAKLLLLDVTDFSLKMLSKYGGLNAGSSFKRSVSETTLSRMSDFIGSLSLLQQKEVNTGGLRRQSSGVDLKSKCSTQESHNPAKLRRNASAAANIDCLGSTSSPSKPAPLMRTSSWCFDEKLFIQTLYRVLVKTSKVCPVVLYLRDVERILCRSQRSYVLFQKMLKQLSGSILILGSRIINPENDYRAIDEKISSVFPYNIEIKPPEDKNHLVSWQSQLEEDMRMIQFKDNRNHIIEVLAANDIDCDDLDSICMADTMVLGSYIEEIVVSAISYHLMNTNEPEYRNGKLVISSKSLSHGLSIFQKGKSAGMNVSKFEPQAEIPKVEPQAEVPKAEAKIEPKAESAVPEKKSEDPPVPKTPEVIPDNEFEKRIRPEVIPASEIGVTFADIGALDEIKDSLQELVMLPLRRPDLFEGGLLKPCRGILLFGPPGTGKTMLAKAIANEAGASFINVSMSTITSKWFGEDEKNVRALFTLAAKVSPTIIFVDEVDSMLGQRNRAGEHEAMRKIKNEFMTHWDGLLTKTGERILVLAATNRPFDLDEAIIRRFERRIMVGLPAVENREKILRTLLSKEKVDEDLDFLELATMTEGYSGSDLKNLCITAAYRPVRELIKQERLKDQQKKQKSEEGANTATDDKKERVITIRPLNMEDFREAKNQVAASFAAEGSVMAELKQWNEAYGEGGSRKKEQLSYFL; from the exons ATGGAGTCGAAGCATATGTTGATGTCGGCGTTGGGAGTGGGGATAGGAGTCGGAGTGGGGTTCGGATTGGCGTCGGGATCGCAGGCTGTGAGCAAATGGGCAGGCGGCGATGCCGTGGTCGGCGTCACTCCGTATACAATGGAGTTGGAGATGTTGAGTCTCCTTTCTAATGGAAGGGATAGCAGTGTCACCTTCGAAAAATTTCCCTACTATCTAAG TGAGCAAACAAGGGTCTTGTTAACCAGCGCAGCTTTTGTTCACTTGAAAGAAGGCGATTTCAGTAAGCACATACGAAACCTTGCTCCAGCAAGCCGTACGATTTTGCTCTCTGGACCTGCTG AGCTGTATCAGCAAATGCTAGCTAGGGCATTAGCACACTATTTTGAAGCGAAGCTGCTGTTATTAGATGTCACTGATTTTTCTCTGAAG ATGCTTAGCAAGTATGGAGGTCTTAATGCAGGATCT TCTTTTAAGAGGTCTGTATCTGAAACAACTCTAAGTCGAATGTCTGATTTCATTGGATCACTATCGTTACTTCAACAAAAGGAGGTCAATACTG GTGGACTACGAAGGCAAAGCAGCGGAGTTGATCTGAAATCAAA ATGCAGTACACAAGAAAGCCATAATCCTGCAAAGTTGCGTAGAAATGCATCTGCCGCAGCGAACATCGATTGCCTTGGTTCAACTAGTTCACCTTCAAAACCAG CTCCCCTCATGCGCACAAGCAGCTGGTGTTTTGATGAGAAGCTTTTCATACAGACACTTTACAGG GTTCTTGTCAAAACATCAAAAGTGTGTCCTGTTGTTCTTTATCTTCGGGACGTCGAGAGAATCCTCTGCAGATCACAGAGATCATATGTCTTGTTTCAGAAAATGTTGAAGCAGCTGTCTGGATCCATATTGATCCTTGGATCAAGAATTATCAACCCTGAGAATGATTACCGAGCAATTGATGAGAAAATTTCTTCTGTATTTCCTTACAACATCGAAATAAAACCCCCAGAAGATAAGAATCATCTAGTAAGCTGGCAATCACAGCTGGAGGAAGATATGAGGATGATCCAATTCAAGGATAATAGAAATCATATAATAGAGGTACTTGCTGCTAATGATATTGACTGCGATGATTTGGACTCAATCTGTATGGCAGACACCATGGTTCTTGGCAGCTATATAGAAGAGATTGTGGTGTCAGCCATCTCATACCATCTGATGAATACAAACGAACCCGAATACAGAAATGGGAAACTTGTCATATCTTCGAAGAG TCTGTCTCATGGGTTGAGTATATTTCAGAAGGGAAAATCTGCTGGAATGAATGTCTCAAAGTTTGAACCACAAGCTGAGATTCCTAAGGTTGAACCACAAGCAGAGGTGCCTAAG GCTGAGGCTAAAATTGAACCGAAGGCTGAATCTGCAGTACCTGAAAAGAAGAGTGAAGATCCACCAGTTCCGAAAACTCCA GAAGTCATTCCAGACAATGAATTCGAAAAGCGCATACGACCAGAAGTCATACCTGCCAGTGAAATTGGCGTGACATTCGCAGACATCGGTGCCTTGGATGAGATTAAGGACTCACTGCAGGAACTAGTGATGCTTCCTCTAAGAAGACCAGACCTTTTCGAAGGTGGTCTTTTAAAGCCTTGTCGGGGAATACTGCTTTTTGGGCCTCCTGGTACCGGGAAAACCATGCTGGCGAAGGCTATTGCTAATGAAGCTGGAGCAAGCTTCATTAACGTTTCAATGTCAACTATCACTTCCAAGTGGTTCGGTGAAGATGAAAAGAATGTCCGAGCCTTGTTCACCCTCGCGGCCAAGGTCTCACCTACTATTATTTTTGTAGATGAAGTTGACAGCATGCTTGGCCAGAGGAATAGGGCTGGAGAGCATGAAGCCATGCGAAAGATAAAAAATGAGTTCATGACTCATTGGGATGGATTGTTAACAAAAACTGGTGAAAGAATACTGGTTCTTGCTGCAACCAATAGGCCATTTGATCTTGATGAAGCAATCATCAGACGTTTCGAGAGAAG GATCATGGTTGGTTTACCAGCTGTGGAGAACAGAGAGAAGATCTTGAGGACATTATTGTCCAAGGAGAAAGTTGATGAAGATCTAGATTTTCTAGAGCTTGCGACAATGACGGAAGGATACAGTGGGAGTGACCTAAAG AATTTGTGCATAACTGCTGCTTACCGACCAGTGAGAGAGTTAATTAAGCAGGAGAGGCTAAAAGATCAG CAAAAGAAGCAGAAGTCTGAGGAAGGAGCCAATACAGCTACAGATGATAAGAAGGAAAGGGTTATCACGATCAGGCCGTTGAATATGGAAGATTTTAGAGAAGCTAAAAATCAg GTGGCAGCTAGCTTTGCAGCTGAAGGGTCCGTAATGGCGGAGTTGAAGCAATGGAATGAAGCGTATGGTGAAGGTGGCTCAAGGAAGAAGGAACAGTTGTCTTACTTCTTGTAG
- the LOC131004203 gene encoding reticulon-like protein B2 has translation MGDHEHHKEEEKKDESLMEKIADKIHDRDSSSSSSDSDDEKKKSKSLKDKVYRLFGREKPLHRVLGGGKPADVFLWRDKKVSAGVLGGATAAWVLFDVLEYHLLTLLCHGLMLGLVGLFLWSTANTFIKKSPPHIPQVIIPEEPVMKCASALRIEINRGFAVLRDIASGKDLKKFLSVIAGLWILSLVGGCCDFLTLLYTITIALFTVPIFYEKYEDKVDFYAEKAMAELKKQYAVFDAKVLSKIPRGPLKDKKKD, from the exons ATGGGGGATCACGAACATCACAAggaagaggagaagaaggacGAGTCTCTGATGGAGAAAATCGCCGACAAAATTCACGATCGCgattcgtcgtcgtcgtcgtctgATTCCGACGACGAGAAGAAGAAGTCCAAATCATTGAAGGACAAGGTCTACCGCCTCTTCGGCCGGGAGAAACCTCTTCACAGAGTCCTTGGCGGCGGCAAAC CTGCTGATGTTTTCCTATGGAGGGACAAGAAGGTTTCAGCTGGAGTGCTTGGAGGGGCTACTGCTGCTTGGGTCTTGTTTGATGTCCTCGAGTACCATTTGCTCACATTGCTCTGTCATGGTTTGATGCTTGGTCTAGTGGGTCTCTTCTTGTGGTCTACCGCTAACACCTTCATAAAGAA ATCTCCACCACATATTCCACAAGTGATTATCCCGGAGGAGCCTGTGATGAAGTGTGCTTCTGCATTGAGAATTGAAATTAATCGAGGCTTTGCAGTTCTGAGGGACATTGCATCCGGAAAGGATTTAAAGAAGTTCCTATCG GTGATTGCTGGCTTGTGGATTTTGTCCTTGGTGGGTGGTTGCTGCGACTTCTTGACACTTCTCTACACAA TTACTATAGCGCTTTTCACCGTGCCCATCTTCTATGAGAAATACGAGGACAAGGTGGACTTTTATGCTGAGAAGGCAATGGCCGAGCTCAAGAAACAGTATGCAGTATTTGATGCTAAAGTTTTGAGCAAGATTCCGAGGGGGCCGCTGAAAGATAAGAAGAAAGACTGA
- the LOC131004206 gene encoding uncharacterized protein LOC131004206 isoform X2 produces the protein MESKHMLMSALGVGIGVGVGFGLASGSQAVSKWAGGDAVVGVTPYTMELEMLSLLSNGRDSSVTFEKFPYYLSEQTRVLLTSAAFVHLKEGDFSKHIRNLAPASRTILLSGPAELYQQMLARALAHYFEAKLLLLDVTDFSLKMLSKYGGLNAGSSFKRSVSETTLSRMSDFIGSLSLLQQKEVNTGKTGGLRRQSSGVDLKSNTQESHNPAKLRRNASAAANIDCLGSTSSPSKPAPLMRTSSWCFDEKLFIQTLYRVLVKTSKVCPVVLYLRDVERILCRSQRSYVLFQKMLKQLSGSILILGSRIINPENDYRAIDEKISSVFPYNIEIKPPEDKNHLVSWQSQLEEDMRMIQFKDNRNHIIEVLAANDIDCDDLDSICMADTMVLGSYIEEIVVSAISYHLMNTNEPEYRNGKLVISSKSLSHGLSIFQKGKSAGMNVSKFEPQAEIPKVEPQAEVPKAEAKIEPKAESAVPEKKSEDPPVPKTPEVIPDNEFEKRIRPEVIPASEIGVTFADIGALDEIKDSLQELVMLPLRRPDLFEGGLLKPCRGILLFGPPGTGKTMLAKAIANEAGASFINVSMSTITSKWFGEDEKNVRALFTLAAKVSPTIIFVDEVDSMLGQRNRAGEHEAMRKIKNEFMTHWDGLLTKTGERILVLAATNRPFDLDEAIIRRFERRIMVGLPAVENREKILRTLLSKEKVDEDLDFLELATMTEGYSGSDLKNLCITAAYRPVRELIKQERLKDQQKKQKSEEGANTATDDKKERVITIRPLNMEDFREAKNQVAASFAAEGSVMAELKQWNEAYGEGGSRKKEQLSYFL, from the exons ATGGAGTCGAAGCATATGTTGATGTCGGCGTTGGGAGTGGGGATAGGAGTCGGAGTGGGGTTCGGATTGGCGTCGGGATCGCAGGCTGTGAGCAAATGGGCAGGCGGCGATGCCGTGGTCGGCGTCACTCCGTATACAATGGAGTTGGAGATGTTGAGTCTCCTTTCTAATGGAAGGGATAGCAGTGTCACCTTCGAAAAATTTCCCTACTATCTAAG TGAGCAAACAAGGGTCTTGTTAACCAGCGCAGCTTTTGTTCACTTGAAAGAAGGCGATTTCAGTAAGCACATACGAAACCTTGCTCCAGCAAGCCGTACGATTTTGCTCTCTGGACCTGCTG AGCTGTATCAGCAAATGCTAGCTAGGGCATTAGCACACTATTTTGAAGCGAAGCTGCTGTTATTAGATGTCACTGATTTTTCTCTGAAG ATGCTTAGCAAGTATGGAGGTCTTAATGCAGGATCT TCTTTTAAGAGGTCTGTATCTGAAACAACTCTAAGTCGAATGTCTGATTTCATTGGATCACTATCGTTACTTCAACAAAAGGAGGTCAATACTGGTAAGACAG GTGGACTACGAAGGCAAAGCAGCGGAGTTGATCTGAAATCAAA TACACAAGAAAGCCATAATCCTGCAAAGTTGCGTAGAAATGCATCTGCCGCAGCGAACATCGATTGCCTTGGTTCAACTAGTTCACCTTCAAAACCAG CTCCCCTCATGCGCACAAGCAGCTGGTGTTTTGATGAGAAGCTTTTCATACAGACACTTTACAGG GTTCTTGTCAAAACATCAAAAGTGTGTCCTGTTGTTCTTTATCTTCGGGACGTCGAGAGAATCCTCTGCAGATCACAGAGATCATATGTCTTGTTTCAGAAAATGTTGAAGCAGCTGTCTGGATCCATATTGATCCTTGGATCAAGAATTATCAACCCTGAGAATGATTACCGAGCAATTGATGAGAAAATTTCTTCTGTATTTCCTTACAACATCGAAATAAAACCCCCAGAAGATAAGAATCATCTAGTAAGCTGGCAATCACAGCTGGAGGAAGATATGAGGATGATCCAATTCAAGGATAATAGAAATCATATAATAGAGGTACTTGCTGCTAATGATATTGACTGCGATGATTTGGACTCAATCTGTATGGCAGACACCATGGTTCTTGGCAGCTATATAGAAGAGATTGTGGTGTCAGCCATCTCATACCATCTGATGAATACAAACGAACCCGAATACAGAAATGGGAAACTTGTCATATCTTCGAAGAG TCTGTCTCATGGGTTGAGTATATTTCAGAAGGGAAAATCTGCTGGAATGAATGTCTCAAAGTTTGAACCACAAGCTGAGATTCCTAAGGTTGAACCACAAGCAGAGGTGCCTAAG GCTGAGGCTAAAATTGAACCGAAGGCTGAATCTGCAGTACCTGAAAAGAAGAGTGAAGATCCACCAGTTCCGAAAACTCCA GAAGTCATTCCAGACAATGAATTCGAAAAGCGCATACGACCAGAAGTCATACCTGCCAGTGAAATTGGCGTGACATTCGCAGACATCGGTGCCTTGGATGAGATTAAGGACTCACTGCAGGAACTAGTGATGCTTCCTCTAAGAAGACCAGACCTTTTCGAAGGTGGTCTTTTAAAGCCTTGTCGGGGAATACTGCTTTTTGGGCCTCCTGGTACCGGGAAAACCATGCTGGCGAAGGCTATTGCTAATGAAGCTGGAGCAAGCTTCATTAACGTTTCAATGTCAACTATCACTTCCAAGTGGTTCGGTGAAGATGAAAAGAATGTCCGAGCCTTGTTCACCCTCGCGGCCAAGGTCTCACCTACTATTATTTTTGTAGATGAAGTTGACAGCATGCTTGGCCAGAGGAATAGGGCTGGAGAGCATGAAGCCATGCGAAAGATAAAAAATGAGTTCATGACTCATTGGGATGGATTGTTAACAAAAACTGGTGAAAGAATACTGGTTCTTGCTGCAACCAATAGGCCATTTGATCTTGATGAAGCAATCATCAGACGTTTCGAGAGAAG GATCATGGTTGGTTTACCAGCTGTGGAGAACAGAGAGAAGATCTTGAGGACATTATTGTCCAAGGAGAAAGTTGATGAAGATCTAGATTTTCTAGAGCTTGCGACAATGACGGAAGGATACAGTGGGAGTGACCTAAAG AATTTGTGCATAACTGCTGCTTACCGACCAGTGAGAGAGTTAATTAAGCAGGAGAGGCTAAAAGATCAG CAAAAGAAGCAGAAGTCTGAGGAAGGAGCCAATACAGCTACAGATGATAAGAAGGAAAGGGTTATCACGATCAGGCCGTTGAATATGGAAGATTTTAGAGAAGCTAAAAATCAg GTGGCAGCTAGCTTTGCAGCTGAAGGGTCCGTAATGGCGGAGTTGAAGCAATGGAATGAAGCGTATGGTGAAGGTGGCTCAAGGAAGAAGGAACAGTTGTCTTACTTCTTGTAG